AGGCTGTGAACAGGGTTCAACTCCCGGTTACTACGTCACTatgattctttcttttcacacaaTATCCCAGAAAACACTTAAGAGAATTTCTTCCATTTTTGGTACAAACACCATTTTGGACTCAGTGATGataaaaggttaaaggtcaaagtcGTTCTTGTTTATCCCTACACCACACTGTGTGTAAACTTCAGTGATTCTAGTTTCTCTCTTATTacacagattattttatttttgaaatagtCTGATAATGGTTCTACTGATTCTTGAGAACATAGTtctagttttagtttattaacATTTCTATACTGTTTTCTATTGACTGAGTACAGAGTGATGCTGTGTTACATACAACACAAACTCCAACAAACATGACTCTCACAAGCTGCTTGACTGAAACTGAGAATCAGCTTTGTTGTCACATCAGTGAACTTTCATGTGGTGAAGTAAGAATCAGAGCTTCAAACTGTAATCAGTGACTTCACCTACATAAACAATCATTTTCCAAAATACAGCTCAGGAAATGTTTCTGTGATTcaaacatctgctgcatgttACTGCTGTTTCTGCAGGACTGGAGCGTCACCTGGTGGAGATCAGGGGCACTGCaccaacagtcacacacacacacacacacacacacaaaacatcctGCTAGGATTcataaatcattcatttatataaatcTGCTTGGGACAGAGCAGCAGCCGGGAGCCTGGTTCCAACTAAAGTACAGAACTATCTTATATTATCTTAAAGGCTTATTTCTCTGTACTGACAGTGATTTTGATTGACATCAGTTCTGACCAATCAGGAACAAGCAGTGTTGTGCTCACCTTTTCGTTTCTTTTACTAAATCAGGTAAAGGTaccgtgtttgtgtgtgaacattcACATAATGAGCCTGAACGTTTGTGAATCCTTCAGATTTTCCTATTTCTTCttaaataatgactttaattaaaaaactggaacaaagccttcaacagaacaacaccagggaggtttggaggagcatgaggaccatcactggctacaagtccagcagccaggagactgtggggactgtggactgagccaatgaattgaataatttcttcaatcgattccaggctgatccactgagcccacttcagttcactacctgctcctcagtccctcccccacacgactcagccaccaccctaacaatctcagctgagcaggtgagaagagagctgcacaggcttcaccccacaaaggctgcaggtcctgatggagtcagcccaagggtgctgaaagcctgtgctcctcagctatgtggtgttctccagcacatcttcaatctcagcctgcatctggagagagttcctctagggtggaaaaagtcgtgccttgttccagtgaataagacgccacgtccctcaatgacttcagaccagtggctctgacatcacacatcatgaaggcttttgagaggctgatcctggagtccctccgacctctggtcaaaccctcacttgatcccctccagtttgcttatcaaccccatattggagtggatgacgccatcatacatctcctccatcgcacctacacccacctggacaagcctgggggcttagtgaggatcatgttctttgatttctccagtgcattcaacaccatccggcctgcactgctgggagagaaattaaaaaacatgcaggtcaacactcccctgatttcctggatcatggactacctcaccaactggccacagtacgtccgcctgcagaactgtatgtctgacactgtggtctgtagcacaggtgatccacaggggacagttctgtctccattcctcttcaccctgtacacctcagactttaggtacaactcagagtcctgtcatcttcagaagttctctgatgactctgcagttgtagaaTGTATTgggggtggagatgtcacagagtaccgtggagtggtggacagttttgttgactggtgtggactcaaccatctgcaggaaatctgggagtcctgtcatccctctctctatacaggaggaggaggtggaggtcgtgtccgagtacaaatacctgggagtgtacttggacaacaaactggactggaccaaaaactcatcagcattgtacaggaaggctcagagccggatgtacttcctgaggagactcaggtccttcaacgtctgcagcaccatgctgcggatgttttatgagtctgtggttccagtgtcatcttttatgctgtggtctgctggggcagaaacatgaaggtggcagacactaacagactaaacaaactgatcaggagggctggctctgttctgggggtggagctggaccctctacatgttgtggctgaaaggaggatgctgtacaaactcctctcagtcctggacaacccctcccacccactgcacagtgtgttggttggacagaggagcacgttcagccaaagatttattaacattaaatgttccacacagcgccacaggagatcctttctaaCTGTGACCATCCttctgtacaattcctcccccctctgtaaggtgtgggggaagttaaactgtcatatacttgctgtgaatctatatattttgacccagtttcatttatctattttacatattctgtatatatacagtttttctgtattgatgttattgtgtattgatgttattgtgtattgatgttattgtatatttacgtttgtgtatttatgtcggtgttggatctttcctggttgtggttcattttctttctgtctgttttgagaactatggtaatgaggcaaaacaatttccctctgggatcaataaagttttttgaatcttgaatcttgaatgaaCCTTTGGGGAAATTAAACCAATGATGCTCGAGATGATTGATACGTTTGGGGGAGAGACGACGTGTTTGTAAAAATCTGTCTTAAGATCATGTTGATGTTCTTTCAGTTgttcttttcatgtttgttgtCCTTAAAAACTGAATCTTTAAAAAGATGCTGACCGTCATGGACTAAACACAGAACAGTTCACTCACATCTAAACGTCTCATCTGGAGGAATCTACAGAGTCAAAATCCCAaagtttatttgcttttctcaAATCCACAAACTTCTAAGGACATTCAAGGAGTCATGTCCAGGAGAGCTGGAACCTTCCTACAGGAGATTACAGTGACTGTTCATACTCTGCCATTATCATGCCACATATATGAGTTTATTTCAGTTCAAGTTTGGACTCGCAGCAGCTGCAGGGTTCTTTTAggaacccccccacccccaccccccagctTTTACTCCTGGATCCCTGCAGCTCTTTTTTTCTAGTGTGGGGGGGTCCCTGCCCTGTCATTTAGGAGCCACAGGACATTATCCTGCAACACAAcaggtttaaggtttaaaataaagtggGAGCTGCTGCAATTGGAGCAGGAGCCACATTCCTGAATGTGAAACAGTCAGATGATGATTAAAAGACGCTGCTGCCAGCTGACTGCTCCTTATAATTTGTGAATCTATTTCTGGGGATGCTGATGGATccagaaaaagtgaaagtgtgttCCAGATGTGGGAGCTCCTCCAAAATATCTAACCGAGTgggagggtggaggtggaggaggggaggcCGCGAGCCGAGGAGAAATCTGACAAGTGCCCTCGaaaagaagcaggaggagaggaggtcatTTGGTTTTGGTGCAGcggtggaggagctgcagacGCAGAGAGCTGAACAACAGACAGACGAGTGTCGATCAGCAGCAAGACGATGGAGCTTCTGTTCAGGACGGAGGCTGTTGGAGTCGTCGTGTTGATGCTGTGTCTTCAGAGCTCAGTTTCCTCTGCTCAGGTGAGAACATGTGAAAGGACAGAGTATGTTAGagcttctcctctgtgtgtcGAACTCCAAAGGTCAGAGGAGGAAAAATCTCTTTTTGTTGGACTGTTTATAACTCGGCTCGATatttaaacaagaaaacacaggttttaaaagttgaatttaactgaatcattttattttctcgtATTGAAGTTGATGTTTTTAAACCACTCaggttgtatttgttttaaaaatgatctgATCCTCACGCAAAGTACTGGAaatttaatttgtgattttacatttgaattttgtTTCATTCTCATATGGTGACAAactctgaaatgtgtgttttcactatgtttttattcttttttttttttttccaggaaatTCTTCTTTAAGTTCTAATATGAGTTAAATACACAACAGGTATCGTAAACTGTAGTCGATTAAAGAACACAGAACTTCTGTCAGTGAGTTAGAACAGTTGAAATGCTCCATGGTTCTGATTTCACTTCACTAGTTACAggacaaactgtattttatgaGCATGGGTCAGTGAAAAGAAAGATTTTGTTCCTTCAGTAATGATTTTCTTTGTACCATGAAGATAAAATCGGCCGCTGTTGGTTTATCATGCGCTGCAGCACACTGTAAATATCTtatgataaaagaaaatattaaaatatataagcACATATTTAGCTTGTTAATGGCTTTGTAATGgaggcttttaatgtgaaagcagcaggaagtcAATTGTTTTAAACCAGATTATTAAATTCCAGTTATGAGCTATAAACCTTCAGTTATAACTTCCTCTCAGTTTGTTGACGGTGAATTCAAAACGTCGTTTTTAGGACAAACCAGAAATACGGTTTCTACTTTCATAGTGACCTCTGCAGTTTAACATGTTGAACTCGACTTCACCGAGTCGCTGACTGTGACAAACGGCAGAGAGACGCCTCATAAACACAATTATGTCGTGTTCAGTTTAATGTGGAGCTGCCACAGTGAGGTCAGCGCTGTTCACCCAGATGTTACAGCTGTGAAAACCTCCAAGTACAGAACTCACATCTGCAGACTGGAGTCTGGAGTAATTCAGAGTTATTCAAACCCTTCTCTCACTGCACTGTACACAGTTCAGTAATGTTAAATGGTTTGTAGTAATCGTGCTGAACAAGTATTGTCCTCACAATATACCTGAAACTGGTGATGTAGGCAGCATGTCAACGTTCTGGATGACCCAGAATTCAGCTTGAGAGCTGCcaataaacagaagaagaagaagaagaagaagaagaagaagaagaagaagaagaagaggaagtgtgTGGACATCTGAAATATTAGACTTTTAGTTTCAACATGCACTGTTGAGCCTGTTTCTATGTGTCTGTGAGACAAAGTATTCGTTCACTTCAAGATGTTTGATTCTGTGGTTTCTGGAACCGGTTCTCTGTTGGTCACAAAACCTCGAAACCAACCACAGCTTCATGAAACCAAACGTCTGACTCTGTGTCCCTTCTACAGGATTGTCCATCTACTCACGACCTGCTGAACTCGCTGCGACAGGTGGAGAAGATGCTGGTGGTGCACGAGGCGTCGTACCAGCAGGGTCTCCGCTCGCTCAGGAAGAAGATCAGTGCTCTGCATAACAGCACCATGGCGATCTTCAAGGCCGGCAAGAACGGTGAGGAACGACCCCTCAAATCAAACCATCCTGTTAGAACATTATATCCTGAAAGTGTCCAGCTCCACATTTTAACAGGCGACTGTCTTATTTAACAACTCATCTACATCAGCAGCCATTTTCCTAACATGACTCAAACACACCAAAACTGGAAGAAATACCCAGCATGCAACTGGCATGTGTCTTGGTAGAAGAACTATATTTTACTCATTGCTGCCACCATGTGACCAGCATTTGTAATGACATGCGAACCTCTGGCAGCACACTTCtataatatacatattaattaatattctAATTAAGACGATTAAGAAGCGCAGCAGTTTGAGGGACATCAGCTCAGGAGGTCAATGAACTGTCTGTCTGCTCCGCAGCATCCTGCCCCAAACCCGAGGCCCCCGCTCACGGCCGCAGACTGGGCAGGGTGTTCGGCGTCGGACACGAGATCCACTTCCTGTGCAAACCCGGCTATGAGCTGATTGGTCCACGGACCCGAGTGTGTCTGGACTCTCTGAAGTGGAGCGGCCAGCAGCCGATGTGCAGGCGTGAGTCCGACAAACATCCGGCGCTGGttgatcagcagctgctgagtCCAGTTCTGTTCGCTCAACTGTTggtttcatcttttcttttcaggcTTCAACAGCTCTGACAACTCTCTGGCCTCCTTCACTCCTGCTGCTccatcttcctccacctccacctccacctcctcctcttcatcctcctcatccttccCCGCCTCCGCTGCACTGTTagcatcatcctcctcctcctcctcctcctcagcatcTTCACCCTCtaccccctcctcctcatcacccaCATCTTCCTCCCCCACCGCCTCTGTCCGACCATCTCACTGCACTCACTTTCTCGGCTCCACCCGCTGCACCTGTGATGTGGGTTTCACCATATCAGGCCGTGACAACAACATCTGCACAGGTAACTGTAAATATCGACATCTAAACGAGGGTCTGGTTGACCCTCGACCTCTAAccgtcctgtgtgtgtttcagatatCGATGAGTGTCGTCTGTTTCCTCTCGGGCAGCCCGGGCGTCTCTGCGTCCATCAGTGTGTAAACACTCCCGGCAGCTTCCACTGCTTCTGTCCAGTTGGGTATGACCTCGCTAGGGACGGCCGCAGCTGCACAGGTCAGAGTTCAAAAGTCATCCAGTTGAGGTTGGACTTACTGTGGCGCTGACCGTGTGctcttattttttattcagaCGTCAACGAGTGTGAAAACCAGAGGAACAACTGCACAGTGAACCAGATCTGCGTCAACACCAACGGAGGTTTCCAGTGTGTGACGGTGGAGTGTCCTCAGATGAAAAACGCCACGTACATCAAGACGTCACCAACGTAAGAGCACAAGAGAGGAAATCCTCCTTCAGCAGATTCTGAtcagctcctgcagctgcagcgtAGTTACTTCACAAACCTTATCAGACGTGTCTGAGCTCCAGTAGCTGCCTCTGCctaggtcaaaggtcaaaaaaACGGGCACATAAATAACATGTCAGGGCTTGTGGAAAG
This DNA window, taken from Anabas testudineus chromosome 6, fAnaTes1.2, whole genome shotgun sequence, encodes the following:
- the LOC113165436 gene encoding fibulin-7 produces the protein MELLFRTEAVGVVVLMLCLQSSVSSAQDCPSTHDLLNSLRQVEKMLVVHEASYQQGLRSLRKKISALHNSTMAIFKAASCPKPEAPAHGRRLGRVFGVGHEIHFLCKPGYELIGPRTRVCLDSLKWSGQQPMCRRFNSSDNSLASFTPAAPSSSTSTSTSSSSSSSSFPASAALLASSSSSSSSSASSPSTPSSSSPTSSSPTASVRPSHCTHFLGSTRCTCDVGFTISGRDNNICTDIDECRLFPLGQPGRLCVHQCVNTPGSFHCFCPVGYDLARDGRSCTDVNECENQRNNCTVNQICVNTNGGFQCVTVECPQMKNATYIKTSPTRCERNPCMLGDKPCTQAPNSISFHFLSVVSNMSAPRVLFRVSAARVLGDTLRFGLAGGRGRGHFSVQRSGRQTGTLLLVTPINGPATLEAEVEMSELEHNTLLGRYLTKVTLFVSPYEF